Genomic segment of Triticum aestivum cultivar Chinese Spring chromosome 6A, IWGSC CS RefSeq v2.1, whole genome shotgun sequence:
TCGAGCTCCGCTAGCATACAAAGAAACTCACAGCAAAAAACATGCACCATGCAACCTGTGGAATCAAATATGAACTGAACAATGTGTATTTACTCACATGCTCTACACGGTAACCATATATGCCTTTTTTCCAGTTTGCTGGCCTAAGCTTAATTTTATGTCTGATCAGAGTGTATAGGGAGTTGAGATATGAATGTTAAGCTGGTTTTCCTGTAGACATAGGCGTGTGTATCTCAACTATTTTGATTACTTAGCTGTACACATAGGCATGTCTATCTCTGCTATTCTCAGGACAGGGTAAATACTACCCAAACAAAGTAGAGAAAAGAGAAAGTACATAGAAAAGTTGAGAATGCTTCTGCAAATACTAAACAACATACATAATTAGTAAGTAGTAACATCACATTCCTTAATAAAGATAAATGGATGGCAAAGATGATGGCACTAATTACTTTATACGTCGAGCAGCCCTATCATGGAAAGGTGAATCCGCCTTCGACAGCAAGGATGTCACAGACAGACACGCAAAGCCTGAGATTCGCAACCACCTGTAGTGCAAGTCCAAACCTAAACTGAGAAATACAATTAAGAACCATCAAGTGGAACATAATTTCAGCACTGTGATGGTTGCTCCTTTTGGAAGATCAAATGGAAATATCAGACTAAAGCAGACATCAAAGCCTAAAGCATTCAGGAGCTCCTTCAGGAAAGTACTTGCCACTGTATGTTAAGCAGTGTGAGTATCTCGTTCTGTAACTCAAGATGTTCAGCACAAACTACCTTTGTTGGCACCTTAGGCTTCAAATTTACCTACAAAAAGGTTATAGTAGCAGCATAAGTTCGTAGCAAAACTTGGTAATCATTCTAATGCCAAATGAAGCAGCTACTGCTTGAACCATTTGGTCAAGTGCATGGGTTCTCAAATACACTTTAAGCTGAAAGAGTAGGCATAGTTAGTCAAAttcatctaaaaagaaaaatatgcaGATAGATATATCATTCTTCATTTGGTCAATAGACACCTTGATTCCACAACATATATAGCAAGACAACTTCACATAAATAACCTAACCTACCTACTTGTGATGTGTTTAGAGCAGTGCAAGAATGGCTCTTTCCCTTGCAACGAACAAATTTTAGGAACATGGAACAACAAAAAGGATGAAAAGTGTTTATCCTAGAAAATTGTGATATACAAAGATGATAACTTTACCTCGTCACCACATGAGAGAACATCAAGAACAGCGTGTGTAGTGCATTGCTTAGCCCCATTGGTCGCTAGCACATGATCTGGGCTATAGGTTAGACCATTATCCTCTGCATATCGATAACCGAGCGACAAGGAAGTCAATTAGACTACTTATTCAATATGGATATTCTGAAAATAAGAAATGCATCCGTGTGCACGTACCCTGAAGCTTGTTGCAGATAGCCTTCCTGAGCTCCATACACCCGGCATTAGCGATGTAGCTTGTCCAATTTGCTACACCTACAGCACACGTGCCTACAGAAAGTAAGAAAATTACTATAAGTCTGAATGATACAAAGGAATGCCTGAAGCTAAACTGACAGATTGCCAGGGAAATCCGAAGAATTTTCTTGCTACAACTACAGCACACGTGCATGGGATACAAAGAGAAGCCTGCACATTTTTCTTTGTCGCTCAGTACAGCTAAACTGACTGGCAATTTGACTGTTTAGAAGGAAAAAATGAGATTGAgtcgagagaaagagagaggggcggcgatGCGCATCACAAATCCTCTCCTCGTCCCTACAGAAACCACAAAGCACCCCCTGCAGGCGGAAGGATTGGATTCACATAACACGCAAAATCTGGTGGTTGAGGAGCTCACCAAGATCCGGGAAAATCCATGGGAGGGACAGGGAAAAAGAAAGATCAAACGAATTCGATCTCACCTTCTCTTCTTGCTTGGCGTCGGCGGGGACCAAGGAAACGGCGAGCTGCTGCTTCCTACCGGCATCCTctaggcgacggcgacggcggcacggATGGCTCGAAGGCAAGGACGACGGTGACGGCACTGCGGACTGCTCAATAACGGGAGAGGAGTTTAACCTGCCGCAGCATCCTCCTCTAGGCACCTCATACACCGTGACGTGGAGCCgcccctccggccaccgcggccacgAAACGCCACGCCGCCCTCGTCTTGCCTCCCCAGCTTCTTCAGCAACACCCACTCTCTCGCTCGCCTCCACCCCCATGTCCCGTCCTGGCAATAGGCACGATGCTTCTCTCCCGCATGCTCCCAAGATCGAGATCGAGTGACGGCACCGGACACGGACAAGAGATGGGGAAGGCAGCCCATCTGAAACCACGGAGTGGATCGAGCCGCCGCTAACCGCCAACCTAAGCGATGGGAAGGCGGGAAGGAGGaagaggcgaggcggtggaggagtAGCAGGCGGCAGCGGGGCTCCTAGGgcgcagaaggaggaggaggaggtggtgggagGGAGCGGCGGCGGGCGAGGGAGGGAGGAGCGAGGGGCGCAGGGCTGTGGATTGGGGCTAGGGTTCGATGCCGTTTTCTACCTCGTGCGGTGCGATGTGTTTTTCTGCTCGCCTGGTGCGCTGCACCCCCCACGCACGGCGCGGCGCGGTGGTCTTTTTTCCCTCATGTGGTACCGTGCGCTAGAGGCATTGGTTGTGCCTAGCACTTCTTGAGGCTTTATATGTTAGATATGAATGCGTGTGCATAACTATTTTGTTCCACAATAGCTagatgtcagtcgactgacttctagttttgggtcagtcgattttgaaCTTTGCCGGAGGGCTACCCCATCATCTATCTTAGGATGGGGGTGTGGGCAGATGATCGACGGTGGTGCAACTTCGCCGGTGAAAATATCCGTCGACGTCggagctagagggatggccgggggtgGGAGGGGGCGACAGCACGGTAGTGGGCCATAGTTGGAAGGAGGGCAGTGCGCCGAGACTGTGTGGGGGCGTCGCCGTCGGCGGGCAGCAAAAGCAGGCGGCTAGCCCGGCGACAGCATGGCGGTTCGAAGGAAAACGAGGAGGAGCTGAAGGTTGAAGAAGGTGATCCGGCCGTTCATTTTTCATCATCCAGCGGCCTAAACCAAATCGACTGACCCCGGAAAAAATACCACGCGGCTCTCACCTAACCACGCCCATTTTGTTCAGGTACGTGAGATGGTGAGAGGTGATGTGCATGCATGTACCCGAAGTTGTGAGAAGCTAAAACAAGCAGCGCATTAAGAGTGAACACTTTTGCAACTTGCGTGAAAATTAATTTTAGCTCAGTCAATTTTTGGGCTATTAATTTTGTTTTAAGATTCGTGTATCTTTTTATTTTCTGGGTTAGTCTGTCTGTTGTCTTCGGCCTTTCTTGTTTTGACTGATCCAATGGGTCAGTCAATTCTTTTACCGGCCTAAACCCATTCCAGTGCGGCATAGCattttttcctcttttttgttttatgttttttatgcgtttttgtttttttgctttttcttCCCTTTATTAGTTTTTTCCCTTTTCTCTTATGGGCATTTTTGGGAGGTTGGGTGAGCGTAAATATATACATATAAATACTATATAATATGTCGATAGTACTGATATCAATAGGAGCACTGATCTACTGAATATAGCCAAAGCCCACAGGTGAACCTACTGCAATGcatcatactagtacatgctaaTCTCGCTTGAAACCTTCAGGCTGGACGCGGTGGGGATCAGCGACGATCGGTGCGGCGGGGCAGTGCATCTCCTCTTAGCTTCTCCCAGCTCCATGTAAGCGATCTTCTTGCCGGCAGCATTGGTCGTTCACAGCGACGGCGGCGGAGCAGAGCGTTTTTTTCAACCGCTTCCTTCGTAGCGTTCGCCGGATTGACGGCGGCAGGGCCGTTTGAGATTGAAGAGATCAGCGCGGATCCGCATGCTGACGGAGGGGCGTAGGACTTCTCGGGAATTCTTACGGTCGCTACGCCGGAAACCTTCATGGTGGACGAGGTCAGGGTGCTCATCGTCCTCTTCGGAGCTTCTCCTAGGTCCAAGTAAGCGATCTTCTTGCCAGCAGCATTGGTTGTGGCGATTCTGGCGAACGGGATGAGCGCGGgtcgctgcggcagcggcggcggcggagcagagcGTTTGTTTGCTACCCCTTCCTTCCCTGCGTTGGCCCGATTCATGGTGACAGCGCCGGTTGACGTGGAAGAGATCAGCGTCGATTGGcgtggcgacggcgaggtcgacgCGAAGGACTTCCTTGCAACTCTCTCCTTGGCCGCGTTGACGACCTTCCTTCGGCGCTCGAGATCCCGACGGATCTGGTCCTGCAACGCCGAGGAAGAGCACTGCGCCATGAGAGCGGGCGTGCTGCGGAGGAACGAGACAAGGGCTCGGCGAGGGTGTTGCGAGTGCCCTGAAGGGGCCGCCCCTAGGCTTATATCCAGCGGAAGGTCGCTGAGggagtaaattgcataaaaccaccactttgagggcTAGGTTTGCGAAAATCACTAGGATACAGATTCGCTGTAGACAACACCACGTCTAGCgtaattcttttgcaaaaaccactgatcggcggatcgggCCGTGTTAAGTGAGTTTATGACAGCTGGGGCCCGTTTTTCGCCTACGTGGCACTCCAGGCCGCCCCGACAACCGGCAGACGGTGTTAGACGGCGCGTTAGGTCTCGTCTTTAGTCATCCCCGCATCCGTCTCTGTTTTTCCATTCTTCTTCCCCCTCCCCCTcgctcccgccgccgtcgccccctccccctcgcTCCCGCCGTCGTCGCCCCCTTGCCCCTCGCTCCCGCCGACGTCGCCCCCTTGCCCCTCGCACTGCAGAGATGCTATAACgctctcgatgcggctatagctcccacgtgtcgaggcacgacttagagacataaccgcattgaaagcaatgtcgcaagttagtcaatcaccacaacatcccatgtaacataTAGAATGAAAGGggaaaacatagttggcttacactcgccacgtcacatcagagtacataagtaacatacatcatccaaacactcatggcccgactacggcgccaaaatagaaaataacccaacatgcgacacggtccctatcaaaccccaactaggcaccactactgatcgtcaggaaaaggcacgtagtatcgctgagagtcttcgtcaaactcccacttgagctcgtactcgtcacctggagcggaatcacctggacctgcatctggtgtaataataatctgtgagccacagggactcagcaatctcgcaccctcgcgatcaagactatttaagcttataggaatgtcaaggcaatatatatgtggagctgcagcaagcgactagcatatgtggtggctaacttatacgcaaaagagagagcgagaagaggaggcaaagcgcgagcgagaatctagaggaacaacctgcgcaaacataactccaacaccgtgtccacttcccggaccccgccgagaagaggccatcacggtaacacactcagttgattcattttaattaattaaggttcaagttatctacaaccggacattaacaaattcccatctacccataaccgcaggcacggctttcgaaagttcaatccctgcaggggagtcccaacttagcccatgacaagctctcacggtcaacgaaggaatagacctcctcccaagacgttccgatcagactcggtatctcggtaactcaagagacttcgacaggttaaaacaagaccagcaacaccgcccgaatgtgccgacaaatcccgataggagctgcacatatctctttcttagggcacactcagataagcaatccgtacaactaaaaccagccctcgagtttccccgaggtggcgctgcaaggggctctagtttggacaaacactcagaggagcactggcctggggggtaaaataagatgacccatgagtctgcggaacccaagggaaagaaaagggctaggtggcaaatggtaaaaccaaggttgggcattgctggacaagctttaatcaaggcgaaatatcaaggggttcccattataacccaaccgcgtaaggaacgcaaattccggaaacataacaccgatatgacggaaactagggcggcaagagtggaagaaaacactaggcgagaggccaagccttccaccctttaccaagtatatagatgcattaagataacatggcaatataatgatatcccaacaagtaaataaaagatgttccaacaaggaacggcctccaatcttcacctgcaactagcaacgctataagaggggctgagcaaagcgataacatagccaatcaacggtttgctaggacaaggtgggttagaggtttgacatggcaattgggaggctgacaagcaaaaggtaggcatcatagcattggcatagcaagagcgagcaaactagcatagcaaagatagtagtgatttcgagggtatgatcatcttgcctgcacagttgtcagagttgactggatcctcacaagcaaactcaacgggctcctcgttagcgaactcgtctcccggctctacccaaacaagacaaacaagcaacaaggatacaatcaaccacgtgcaagaccaagcaatatgatgaaatgatgatatgctatgcgggatgcgatgcgggatacaaaatgcaagatatgacaggaaatgcatggacCTGGCCTCAatttggaattccaagggtgccactggaaagatgagacaaaatcgcttgaaaacgatataaagatcatcggaatcagagatacggtttggaaatggcaagcatttcaaaaatgataccggtctgcgatttacagcaagtaggcatctaaatgcaatgaaatgaataTGCTACAgctaccaaacatgacaacaaaatacatggcagggatgcacacaagatgcttaacaaaaatctagcactgagttacggccaattcatccattatgaggttcaaacaagcatggcaaaaacgcaaatgcaaaacagattccagacttagtgaaattaacatttgtctgaaatttcagatcacgaagccctcttcggagcataaaaacaacatgatacatgacctgattaagacaagtaagaacatggcatggagctactcaacaagtttaacaaaagacccaaagtgacctggagccaaaagggttcacaaaatatactaacgggcacacgaacatagctaaaacacaatcagttttcagacagtgaaaactgagacatgctgaaatataactcatgaaggcatgtaaacgagctcgatgcactccctATGGtgaaagtcatggcaaggaaagcatacatccattaagaaggcacaaaatgctagctatgcatggcaagaacaatggcatagcatgcacggatcaagtacaacaacgccggcaaaatcacaaacgagttgacgatctgcccggattcacaacgaagcaaaagtagagctcgattgactcaagctaggttactccataattgaaaacaaagacatggatggatagagcatcacatgattaacaaaactcctttactgatcatcctcaaaagaggcacggatcactagaaaacaagctgaacatatggcatcatgaactaaataatctcagacttagtgaaaactactaagtccctgaaaacagatttaccgggtgcctcactttgcaagcttgcacaaggcaccacacacatcctaaaaatgcatgggttgcacctctgtaaagaagacaaaatccttaacaaaacatatgaaggactcacaggcatagcatgcacacaataatcatggcaaaaatgacaaaagtctaagatgaactggcagatctgacaattaactcacgaagcctccttctaacagcattttgggcatcaagatgagctcaaatgaaaatgatgcaatggaatgaaatgatgtactcgttgagacgaacattttgatatactatatgtccaaatcggagctacggatgcggagatacagcaggtcaaagtaggtataaaaattagggtttggaggagaaaaagtcaacccagggatccagatctggatctggcactGTAGCGCACTGTTCACCCGAGCGCGTTTTTCGAGGTTGGCCGGAGTCATTCGCCGGAGATTCGGCGCCGGACTTGCTGCCGGAGTGGAGAGAAGAGGGGTCgggcggcgcggaagccgaggcggcgtcgGTGGTCGGCGGCGGgcaccgggcggcggaggcggcgaccgcggcgtgGGGCGGCAAGGTNNNNNNNNNNNNNNNNNNNNNNNNNNNNNNNNNNNNNNNNNNNNNNNNNNNNNNNNNNNNNNNNNNNNNNNNNNNNNNNNNNNNNNNNNNNNNNNNNNNNNNNNNNNNNNNNNNNNNNNNNNNNNNNNNNNNNNNNNNNNNNNNNNNNNNNNNNNNNNNNNNNNNNNNNNNNNNNNNNNNNNNNNNNNNNNNNNNNNNNNNNNNNNNNNNNNNNNNNNNNNNNNNNNNNNNNNNNNNNNNNNNNNNNNNNNNNNNNNNNNNNNNNNNNNNNNNNNNNNNNNNNNNNNNNNNNNNNNNNNNNNNNNNNNNNNNNNNNNNNNNNNNNNNNNNNNNNNNNNNNNNNNNNNNNNNNNNNNNNNNNNNNNNNNNNNNNNNNNNNNNNNNNNNNNNNNNNNNNNNNNNNNNNNNNNNNNNNNNNNNNNNNNNNNNNNNNNNNNNNNNNNNNNNNNNNNNNNNNNNNNNNNNNNNNNNNNGGAAGAcaccgggcggcggggtcgggcgaggGGAGGAGATGGGCTCGGAGGGCCGGCCGTGGGCTCGCGGACCCGCGGCGGTGCTTGCCACGTGTCAGCCCAGGagaggctggggcggcggcgggcgtTGTCCGGCCtggcgcggacacgtccggcggcggcgggatcctgtttttttagctagggtttcggggaggaagaagagatccgaaaaatggggggtgtttatataggcatagagggagctaggagagtccaaatgaggtgcggttttcggccacgcgatcgtgatcgaacgctctaggtgatggagcagagtttggtgggtttttgggccaaattggaggggtgttgggctgcaacacataagaggccttttcggtccctcggttaaccgttggagtatcaaacgaagtccaaatgatacgaaacttgacaggcggtctaccggtagtaaaccaaggccgcttggcaagtctcggtccaatccggaaacatttaatccccacacatgaaagaaagctagaaatgaccaccggaggagaacgaagcgccggaatgcaaaacgaacaacggggaaaatgctcgaatgcatgagatgaacacgtatgcgaatgcaatgcacatgatgacatgatatgagatgcatgacaacgacaacaacacacggagacgaaacccaaacccgaggaaataatataacttaacgccggaaacggcaagagttggagtacaaattgggaaagttacatccggggtgttatagaTGCGTAGCCCGGTGAAAGGTGGAGTTGCTGGTGGCGGCGCTCCGCCCGACAGCGGAGGAGGACCCGCAGTGGATCCAGGCGAGCTTTGCGGGAGCTCGAACCCTAGCAAGCCGACGAAGGAATCagaggaggaggacccgcagtATTCGATGGAATACCGGGCGGCGAGAGCATTCGCCGCGGCGGTGAAGGCCAATCCGACGGGAAGCCAACACATCGGGTCATCCTACTGCGGCGTATAGTGAGATCCACTTTTCTTTGCTCTTCCCCTTCCCGTTCTCCATTCAATGAGTACTCCTCTTCAATTGTGTTGCTAGTGTACTCTAGGGTTAGGGTCCATATTGCTCTATCCTATCAGATGGAGTAGAGTAGATGCTGTGGATTTGTTGTCATGTGCTCTAGTGTTGACATAATTTAGATTAGTTCAGATTCTTTGATTTGTTTGTCCTGTGCCCTAGGGTTGACATTTTTAGATTAGTTGACAAATAAGCTGATTTAGTTGATTTTATAAACGAGCAGCAAGGTTATCCTGGTATAGTATATGATTATGATATTGTTATTCAGTTTATTTTAGGTACACTGTTAATTGGAGTGAAGTTGGACATTTGGTTAGGTTCACTGTTAAATGAGTTATCCTGTTATCTGCTTTATAAGTGACAAAGGATTGTATTAGTGCACTGACATGAGTTGTTTCATTAGTGTTATTCAGTTATAATTAAGCACTTATACTGCTATGTATTTTATATTATTTGCAGTCTGGATGATGAGGTTTGAGAATTGAGGATGCATTTCCATGACAGAGACAATATTGAGAGATCTATGATGATGTCAGACATAATATTTTACAACCTAGTAGCACTGATAGAAACAGAAGGTTATGGATTTAAAGATTACATGTACTATGTCAGGGATCCTGGGCTAGGTATAGAAGGAATGGAAGAAATAGATGATGATGACAAGCTTGAGGAAATTCTAGACAACATAGCATTGCAAAATCAAAAGATATTGAATGTGATAGTTGTTAGGGCCAGTTCTCCCAATGCTGCAACTATAAACATCAGCTCCAATGTTATTGAGCAGCAAATCCCTCTAGAAGAAATTGGAGAGCCCAAACTATATCAGATAGATGAAGGAGGAGTGTTGTTTAGTGCAGGAAATGTGCATGTAGCAGCAGGAAGTTCAGAAGCAGCAGAACTGGAGCCAATGCCCATACAGTTTCAAACATAGCATAGCACAAACAATTTGGAGGAGCAACTTGCTTTAGGTTATGTACAAGTGGAAGAAAATCCTGTAAACAATTCAGAGGAGCAAATGGAAATTGAAAAGGTTATGGAGGAGACAAGGAGGAAGGAAATTCAAATGTTTAGGAAGAATAAGAAAAATAAAGAGAAGGACACTTCTTTGAAGAGAAAAGCTGCAGTGATGGATAATGAGGaggacagtgatgatgatgatttggAAGAATATGGTGATATCCTTGCTAGGCTTGAGGAGATGAAAAGACAGAGGGAAGATCCACTCCTTCATTTTGAAGGGGACACAGATGTTGAGGAAATGTATGAGACAGAGGAGGAGGATGCACTATATGAGCCTGaaagtgaagaagaggaggaagaggaggaagagagtaCTTTGGAGGAAGAGAGTAATCTGGAGCAGGTAGGgcaagatggacagaagaagaaaaaggagaagaaacaCAGAAAAGGCCCAGCAAGCAGATCACATGCAAGTGTAGAGGAGTTGTTTGAGGAGGACTGGATACCATCTTCTGATGAAGACAGGAAACCAATGGACTTGGGtgtggaagatgatgatggtgcagAGGCATTGGCATATGTTTTGCCCAATGGCAGGAAAAGCAGAGCTAAGAAGATGAAGAAAAGGTTATGGTATGATGAGAATAGAGCTCACCCAGCAGAGCAATTTGTGAAGCATCTTTGCTTCATTGATGTGTACCAGTTCGGGAATGCACTTCAAACAATGCACATTGCACAGAACAGGAACTATGAGTACCATAGAAATTGCAGTGACAGGGTTATAGCACAATGCATAGATGAGACATGCCCTTTTTATATAGCAGCTTCTCAGATTGCAAATGAGAAGACTTTTACCATAAGGAAGCAGTATGTGGTGCACAGTTGTCCTTCTGTGTCAGAGAACACAAAAGTTACTGCTAAGTGGGTTGCAAAGTTTTGTGAGGAAGCAATCAGAAATGACCCATGCACAACAATCACTACTATAATTAACACTGCAAAGAGCAAGTATGGAGTGAAAATATCAACCCACATGGCATACAGGGCTAAGAAGGCAGCAAAGAATGTTGTGTTAGGAGATCAGAAGGCCCAGTACACCAGGATTAGGGATTATTTGCAAGTTGTGCTAGATACTAATCCAGGTTCAAGGTGTATAGTGAAAACAAGACATTTGAGGGAGCATCCAAGCACAAACCCTAGGTTTCATGGATTATTCTATTGCCTAAATGGATGCAAAGAAGGGTTTCTGAGTGGCTGCAGACCATTCATAGGTAATGGCTTGGTATCTAATGTGTGTTTGAATAATGTGTGTTTTCAAATAGTTTGCCTAATGTGTTTACTTGTTATAGGTCTGGATGGATGCTTCATAAAGCTCACTACTGGTCAACAGATCCTTGCTGCTACTGGAAGAGATGGGAACAATAATATATTTCCCATTGCTTTTGGAATTGTTGATAAGGAGGACACAGATTCCTGGACTTGGTTTCTGTATCAGCTGAAGGTAGCACTAGGTGGCCAATCTGGGAAGTTTGGCAACTACACAATAATTTCGGATAGGCAGAAGGTAATGAAATCCACTTGTGCTAGCTTTCATTTAGTTCTTTCTAGTAGTTACTTGCATTTAGGTGTAGCTACTTTCTATACACAATCATAGTTCTTTCTAGTAGTTACACAATCATTTAGGTGTAGTTACTAAGTTAGCTTTACTTAAATTCACACAGGGCCTGCTTAAAGCCATAAACAGAGTCTTTCCCAATTGTCCACAAAGGTTTTGCCTCAGACACATTTACCAGAACTTTAAAAATGCTGGGTTTAGAGGGCCaaaattgaagaaatacatggatgaAGCAAGTTATTCATACACTGAACATGGTTATAATGTTGCAATGGATGAGTTGAAGAGAGAGTGTGAGGCAGCATGGGCTTGGCTTAGTAAAATCCCAAAGCACACTTGGGCCAGACATGCATGGACACAAATTGCAAAACAGACTTAGTAGTTAACAACTTAAGTGAGGTTTTCAACAAGTGGGTTCTAGATGTCAGGGCTAAGCCAATAAGGACCATGGTTGATGGAATTAGAACAAAATTAATGGTCAAGTTTAATACAAATAGAACCAAGACTCAGACTGTCAGATGAGAGATTTGTCCAACATATGCAGAGAAATTGGAGGAAGCAAAGAAGTGGTCTAGAAACTGCCAATCATTGATGGCTGGCCCCAACCTTTACCAAGTTACTAGTGAGGAGAGAACATATGCTGTCAACCTAGCACAAAGGACTTGTGGTTGTAAGAAGTGGGATATGAAAGCAGTTCCTTGCAATCATGTTGTTTCTGCTATACACAAGGCTAAGCTTCAGCCAGAGGACTTTGTTGATGATTTCTTCAAAAAACCTATGTACCTGGCAGCTTACAGTCCTATAATATATCCTGTACCTGGCCCTGACATGTGGCCAAGGACAGATAGTTTGGACATTGAGGCTCCTGTTTTCAAAGAACACAAGGGCAGAGCACAGactaagaggagaaagggccaatttGAGAAGCCAGCTCCCAAAGACACTTCAAGAATGGCCTCAATTAC
This window contains:
- the LOC123132638 gene encoding uncharacterized protein, giving the protein MHVCCSCSKKILRISLAICQFSFRHSFVSFRLIVIFLLSVGTCAVGVANWTSYIANAGCMELRKAICNKLQEDNGLTYSPDHVLATNGAKQCTTHAVLDVLSCGDEVNLKPKVPTKVVCAEHLELQNEILTLLNIQWWLRISGFACLSVTSLLSKADSPFHDRAARRINAIINELHSKVCSWEGWASFNARDEIGE